TAACGCTTCGGCGCCCGTTACACCAGGAGTTAGTCGGTAATCGCCCGCTTGTATTTTGTTGGCTTTGCGTAACACGCGCGCATAAATTCGTAAGCTGTACGTTTCTTTTAATACGTGATGTTCTTGTAATTGTTGAGTCACAGCTTGTAAATTGCTGCCAGCTGCGATACGTAAAGTATAAGGCTCACTTAAATGCAAGGGTTGATTGACTTTATGCAATAACAATAAAGTAATCACAACAATCACTAAAATACTGAGTTTAAATAAGCGAATAAGATTGCGCATGTTTGTCCTTAAAAGCCGAGCTGCTGCTGCGCTCGCTCCTGTAATTTTTGACTAATAGCAGTTTGAGAGTATAAGCGCGAATCTATCGATGACACCGCTACAATACCGTGTATAGCATTACTAATAAACACTTCATCTGCCGTTTTTAATGCGTCAGCTGGATAGCGGGCTATTCTGTAAGAGATATTAAGCGAGCTCGCTTGTTCTAAAATCCACTGCCGCATTACGCCAGCAACGCCGGCAAAGCCTAAATCGGGCGTATAAAGACAGTTATCGCTAACCCAAAAAATATTATGTCGCGTGCATTCAATAATAAAATTATCAGTGTCACAGACAATGCCCTCGTCTGCTGATTGCGTGCTTAGTTCTATGCTGGCCATGACTTGCTCGAGTCGATTTAAATGTTTTAAACCCGCAAGCAACGGCTGTTTGGCTAGCTGAGTATTTAGTTGCACCAGTTTGCGCGTGTTATTTTTTATTTTAGATGAATTTAAAGGCGCAACGCCAATGTAACACTGCGCAGCATGATTATCTGGCGTATAGGTTTTACTTGGGTCAATATTA
The nucleotide sequence above comes from Gammaproteobacteria bacterium. Encoded proteins:
- the pabC gene encoding aminodeoxychorismate lyase, coding for MKWCIHKEDSDITNFTFLNERGFAYGDGVFETIRVVNGKLPLWSLHWQRLQQSLIRLKIEALNEQAILDQINALTSKQGEYKIKIIVTRSNNIDPSKTYTPDNHAAQCYIGVAPLNSSKIKNNTRKLVQLNTQLAKQPLLAGLKHLNRLEQVMASIELSTQSADEGIVCDTDNFIIECTRHNIFWVSDNCLYTPDLGFAGVAGVMRQWILEQASSLNISYRIARYPADALKTADEVFISNAIHGIVAVSSIDSRLYSQTAISQKLQERAQQQLGF